In the Acidobacteriota bacterium genome, one interval contains:
- a CDS encoding site-specific integrase: MKARITKDFVKRVKPKAKAFEVRDTETPGFILRVQPSGVTAYIAEYGRGKRITVGQTSVLRLDEAREKAREYLASAVLGADPMKERRKAKAFTYESFVRDRYAAWITSHQKSPGETLRRLALFYPCLGSKKLSEIDGWSIERFRSARLKAGVKPITVNHDLDVLRAALTRAMDWGLIDVHPMRKVKRSKVDSEGKVRYLTPEESGRLREALDAREDKRRKQRTSFNQWRQVRGFQVFPEHGTFTDHLMPMVLLALNTGMRRGELFNLRWTDVNLAARLLTIAGATAKSGQSRHLPLNDEALETLTLWRKQNPGGDLVFPADNGGRMDNINSSWRRLMKDAKIENFRFHDLRHDFASRLAMKGVDLNSIRELLGHSTIAMTLRYSHLMPGKLAEVVAKLGG, from the coding sequence ATGAAAGCGAGAATCACCAAGGATTTCGTGAAGCGCGTCAAGCCAAAGGCGAAAGCATTTGAGGTCCGGGATACGGAAACCCCGGGGTTCATTCTCCGGGTTCAGCCGTCCGGCGTCACGGCCTATATCGCGGAGTATGGGCGAGGGAAACGGATCACCGTGGGGCAAACCAGCGTTTTGAGGCTGGACGAAGCCCGGGAGAAGGCGCGCGAATACCTCGCAAGCGCCGTCCTGGGGGCCGATCCGATGAAGGAGCGAAGGAAGGCGAAGGCTTTCACCTACGAATCCTTTGTGAGGGATCGCTACGCTGCCTGGATCACCTCCCACCAGAAGAGCCCGGGGGAGACCCTGCGCCGGCTGGCGCTCTTTTACCCCTGCCTGGGGAGCAAGAAGCTGTCAGAGATCGACGGCTGGAGCATTGAGCGCTTCCGATCCGCGCGCCTGAAAGCGGGGGTGAAGCCGATCACCGTCAACCACGACCTGGACGTCCTGCGCGCCGCACTGACCCGGGCGATGGATTGGGGGTTAATCGACGTCCACCCCATGCGGAAGGTGAAACGCAGCAAGGTGGACAGCGAGGGGAAGGTGCGATACTTGACGCCCGAGGAATCCGGGCGGCTCCGGGAAGCGCTCGACGCCCGGGAGGACAAGCGCCGGAAGCAGCGGACGTCCTTCAATCAGTGGCGCCAGGTACGGGGGTTCCAGGTTTTCCCCGAGCATGGCACCTTCACGGATCATTTGATGCCCATGGTGCTCCTGGCGCTCAATACCGGGATGCGGCGGGGCGAACTGTTCAATTTGAGGTGGACGGACGTCAATCTCGCGGCACGGCTCCTGACTATTGCCGGGGCGACGGCCAAATCCGGCCAGAGTAGGCACCTTCCGCTGAATGATGAGGCGCTCGAAACCCTGACCCTTTGGCGCAAGCAGAACCCGGGCGGGGACCTGGTCTTCCCTGCCGATAATGGCGGGAGGATGGATAACATCAACAGCAGTTGGCGCCGGTTGATGAAGGATGCCAAGATCGAAAACTTCCGCTTCCACGACCTCCGGCACGATTTCGCGTCAAGGCTGGCAATGAAGGGGGTCGACCTAAACAGCATCCGGGAATTGCTAGGACACAGCACCATCGCGATGACGTTACGATATAGCCATCTGATGCCGGGAAAGCTGGCGGAAGTAGTGGCAAAATTGGGAGGATGA